The genome window CATAAgtaaaagagaaattgaatttcggtAATTTCTGTGTTTTCTAacatgaattgaaaaaatgttttgaacaattttttattatttttagccgTATTATCggaatctttaaaaaaatggtggttgcaatttgaaattaaaacgtTAACCCCCACCTTGTCCATATGGGAGGGTGGAGGGAAACTaactttagcaccaatacGTTTCccttttaaagtaattaaagtttgatactaaacatttctctataggatgcctagtattcgagatatttcgatatttcaggtcaaatgttacaccctgtatatgtatgttaAAACAGATGCACAATTTTCTAGAATGTGCATCATAATTAATTGAGACAACAAGTCGAAATGAGCAAAAAAATgtgtgcaataaaaataatgtatcgATTGATAACACTATAGGTGTTATAATTTGATGGTTCgaaaaaaatctacaattttttgCCAGGAGTTGGATTCACGATTGGGAGTTTGTAGGCCAACGTGTAAGTTAGCCGTACCCGTATTaatgtattaggtgtacaactttgcttccgccgtttttgaatagatgtatgtagcggtaagtaatgatcgaaataaataaccccatgtgggcatgcaggagccttgggcacctgttaacataacctcataaaaatattagtctatttgtgtcttcatcataaagttattcgcaattgaaaatgtcagtgtacgagccaaattctcgtcatttgcgggaggttttacttttctgcttcaatatgaagaaatctgctgctgaggctcatcgaatgctctcagatacttatggggaagccactattagtgaaaggacatgtcgtgagtggtttcagcgcttcaagaacggtgattttcacgtcgaagaccaacatagcggtggaagaaagaaggttttccaagatgcgaacttggaagcattacttgacgaagactcgtgtcaaagtcaacaagaattggcacaatcattgggagtgactcaacaaacaatctcaaaacgcctcaaagacatgggaatgattcagaagcaaggatattgggtgccgtacgagttgaaaccaagagatattgacaggcgtctgttcgcttgtgaacagttgcttgcaaggcaaagacggaagggatttctgcatcgtattgtgactggggacgagaaatgggttcattacgataatcccaaacgcaaaaagacttggggatatcccggccatgcttccacgtcgacggccaaaccgtctattcatggttccaaaatcatgctctgtatttggtgggatcaactcggcgtaatatattatgagctgttacaaccaactgaaacaatcacaggtgctctttatcgaacccaattaatgcgtttgagccgagcattgaaaaagaaacggctgcaatacaacgagagacatgataaagtgattttgcagcacgataatgctcgaccccatgttgcgcaagtggacaagaaatacttggaaacattgaaatgggaagtcctaccccacccgccatattctcctgacctagctccttctgattatcacttgtttcgatccatggcacatggcctagctgaccaacacttccggtcttatgaagaagtaagaaattggatagaatcgtggatcgcttcaaaagatgtccaattttttcaacacgggattcgtatgctgcccgaaagatgggagaaagtagtggccagcgatggacaatactttggatcctaaaggtataattagttttttacaataaaatcgcgaaattcggaaaaaaaacggcggaagcaaagttgtacacctaataactTGTggcttaaatttaatatctggGGGTATGTAAAAACACAATAAGAATACTTACAAGGGAAacttgtgatttttaaaattcggcGTGTACTGAATATTAATCAAAGCTTCAACTGGTTCGTCGAAAATCCTGATGTGAAATTTCTTAGCAAATTTTGCCGAAACTTTTTCCTCTATCGATTTAGTTCCCCAGATGGCCTCATACCTCTTTCTTCTCTCCATTATCTTCTTTTTTAAAGTCCTCTGCCTATTCATCAATGATTCTATTTGATCAGAATCTTCATAAGTACATTGAGAGGTTTGTGAGAACAATTTGTCACCACTTTTGCGAATGCTTTCATTGaccaaaattatattttcagtatTCTTATTTGCTACTTCCGTTGTGATGGTTTTATTgcacagtttttttaatttgtcacGGTTGAGATTGGAGTgagaattatttatattctttttGTCAGATTGAGGAAAGACCATAAATCCCTCAATTTTTACAGAAGCAGGTGAAATGCCAAGAGATCGTGGATTAGACTTATAGTTCAGTAAGCTGGGTGATTGAGACTGAGTGAGGTTTGATGAAGTTTCTGGTTGTGTATTTAAAGTGAAACCTTCAGAGGAACTTTgagttttttcaataataatttctagGTTTTTATCGGTTACTAatattgaaggaaatttattattgtttttatctGAAGCCATGGTTTTAATGACGCGATTGTCTACTTGATCTAAAAACATAactcaaataaataaaaagatttacggggtgttccaaaaaagttATACTAAACTTAAGGAGGTTAGTTAGATAGGACATTGTAGTGCACAATTTTAGCACAGAAACCCTTAGTCCAAAATGAGGCTCCagagtaatttttattcaaaatcgTAATGTTAGTTGGTTGACATCAAAAGGCTtcgatatttaattcatttttattaaagataccacaaaaaatatttataataaaggGTCAAACTTGATGTACAAAACGACTTTGATGTAACTCCaaaagaaattgataaatttgtattaggagacaaaaaaatgtttatactgttttttttaattcacttaaCTTGAATATCGAAATGTTTTGAACAGAAATGACTTTGGGGCCAATCTGGTTTATTTTCGACTAGGGGTTTACGTCCAAAAATTTTCTACCGTAAGGTCCCCCATGACCCTCTTAAATTAGGCACAATCTTTTTGGAATACCCTTTATAATAATCAAAAGTTATAAGAAATTAATCACCTATCTCACTCTCTTCGATAATGGACGAGCAGCTTTCAATATTCTCCTTATTGTATATCAAACAGTTTGTGGGAGagttattgattttaataatattacgGTTTATTGGATATGGCGTCAAAGTAACTTGCGCATTCCTAAAAATGATCAATAATAATTCTGCCACTCCAACAAATGGAGTAGGTAGATAATGGAGTAGCTCCTTTACCACAATCATACAAGAACCCAATAGTGTAAAATCCTTACTCCAGCTGAGTAACACAAATATCGCTGCAGTTCATGGTCAAATCCACCTCAGATAAAATATCATCCAAAGTTCTTGATGGAATATCAGCATTATTCGTGTCTTTAGAACTACATTCGATTAATACAGATGGTGTGGAAAGTGACATTTTAGACTCTAGTTCAGTCTCCATTGTTTCTTGTAATTTGGCTAGTACTGATGCACTcctattttcaataatatcatTGGAGGTTTGAGTGAATAATTCACATTGTTGATTATTCGATACAGATGCTAGAAAAGTAACGAGGGTCATaatgataaatgaaaatatgaaagGAAGCGGCTGtgtacattaattttaatgattacAAAAGGGAAATGGGCAATATTGCCAAAATGGAGTTTTCCTTTACCATCTGGAAttttagatgtaaaatttcttctaaatcaAACTAGAGCTTTGTTGTCTCGCTACATAAGCACATAAAGGAAACATCACTTACCTGAATTATCAACTGCTTCAAAATTGGTATTCGTTAAGAGTTCAAATGGCAAGTCAGATGGCGACAACTGATCATTATTACCCataaagataatttccatgttACCCACATTTaaagtattaattatttcgcTTTCATTTGTTTTAGTACTGGGGGCTGAATATATTTCTGCACTAGAACTAAAATTTACTCTCTGACCACTTTCTTCAACAGATAATAGCAATTTGGAAGGGTCAAGTAAATTAGCTTGATTACTGGACAGAGATTCATGGCTAATAACAATTGAGTTAGTTTCCGTCAACTGTCCTTCACTATCAAGCTGCGTTTTGGTTTtagatttactttttttctcgtttttaGCAAATTCACGATTACTTAATGTATTATAGATTTTCAGGATTTTGATTCTAATGGAATTTAGTTGAGcagtttgattttttgagcatttcattttttcaatcatatttaaaatacaatgaATTTCCTTTAATGAGAGAATTTTGTTTCGACGGATATGTTGctgaatttttctctcaaaaacaGCCAGTATGTTTGAGGGCAAGTCTTGAAAATCAAGTTCTTGATTTGTTCCTAAAAAGAGGAGTTTGTAAGAAAAGTACAGGAATCATTAAATGAGTATacctattgaaaaaaaaaaatatatttttcggatccatatttatttagttcgtttagttaaaattacttaataatttaattttatgtaaattatttagttaGCATACCAGCTACTAAATGTAATTTATCTCACGTGAAATCTAAAATATCAcgtatatacatattacacataaaattaaatgtcttGGACCCCCTGTTAttggtaaattatttaaattttaaataaaatacgaaTTGTCtcgtaaattaaatttattcattaatgtatttttagggataacaatatttttacaaaatttacaagACTAAACACCAATAATTAATTGTCAATGAGACCTCCTCTTCTATTCATCAACAAATTGGCACGACGGTGCATTGATGCAATAAAGCGGTCGATCATCTCTTGAGGAATAATGGTCCATTACTCTATAATACCGCTACAATTAAGCTATTTTGATTTTCGGGTGTAGTGATGCGGCGGTGAACTGCTCTAAATAGGTGATCCCGCAGGTTTTCAATCAGATTTTGCTCTAGAGAGTTCACTGGCCAAGGCAATCTTATCCTTCTTGAGCTActcttttaattattcttacGCAATGTGTTCGCGCATTGTCGTTCCTGAAGATGAAATTAACGTTGCGTTATAGAAGGATAATTGGCCGGACAAGTGTATCAATGTGTACTTGGCTTGTCATATTTCCGAATAGAAATTAATCTAGTTCGTCGCTTATACGTAATTCCTCCTTAAAACAATACAGTCCCTCTTTGATAGAGAGTAACTTCTTGAGGAACATTCAATCTTCGATGACGATCCGGCTTTCTCCAGACCCGCTGCATACTATCATCATTCTGCATTTCAATTCTGGTTCTGGCGACTCAGTGTCTTGGGCATAGAAAAGGCACTCTTAAATGTCTTGTTGCACGAAGATTCGCTTGATGAAACCTCCTACTTACCGTAGAAATAGATAAAACACAGTACATACGTTGAACATGATTTGTAACTGTTGGAGCTGGATCATGTTGATGTCTACGGGTATGTTGGATTAAGAACCGATCCTCTCTTTTGTTTAGAAGCCGTAGTCATTCTCTGCGTGGCCTCcttttgaccaattttttcatatctttgAAGAATTCGAATAACGGATGATCCTGGAAACTCTAACAATATGTGTCTCGTAGCCCTATTAAACGCAGAAATTTCACGACTTGGCATTTTACATGTAACAATACAATATttacaaacttaaaaatgtaacagaaacTGAACAAAACTAACGACTTTCTTATGAACAgcgataaaaatgaaaaactcttATCTTCTGATGTTTATGATTTTGTTGtccacaaaataatttaattttttgctagaaaacgaataataaaagaataatcgtccaaattttttttaatactggGGGTCCAAAACTTTCGACGTTGTGTttataacctgaactaaccttggATTGATGGTATCTTTTTGGGTAGgtagattatttattttgaaaggaAACGTATACTTGCCAGATGTTAGGATTTGAGTAAATAAAGTAGTTTGCGAACGAGTTAATGATCCTTGAATGGCCTTCGAGAAATACCCGAAATTTTTTGCCTCCTGTTCTTTCATTCTACCAATTTACTTAAAGTCCACACAGTGTATCTGCAATTTTAAGAGTATGAAAAAACTGTCTGCAACAACCAACATTTACTTGTCCGAAACAATAATCATTATGAGAgttaaaaatgtacatttaaattaattactcCAATGAATGTTTATtactatattatttaaaattaccccAGAATTATGTTTAATTATCTTACCGAATCAATCTATGtctttttatgaaaatattagaTTTATCGTCCACTATTCAGCATTTAAGTTCAAAATATAGagtgtttaaaacaaaacacgGCCTCACTAAAGGTAATTTCCGTTTCCGGTTGATAGAAACGTCATTCGGATAGGGGTGTTCGCCTTGCGGTTTTGTACTTTGGTACTAGAACAACACCGGGAATTGAGTGTGTTGTATGCAACGCCATTGGACATTTCCCAAAGTTGACAAtttgactttatttttaattgtcatTTAAATGCGCCggttatttaaattagaaaaaattgattatttggtattttcctttttactttaaaaaataattattcggTAGCAAAAATGTTTGCTCTCTCAACATTTCATATGCATGTCGAGAACTTGACCTTACGCCAGTTTTCAATTTCCGgttaaagttaatttgttaaaatcttaaattgcGACTAAACCGTTTGAATAAATTCTAGgaaatttggcaattttctattatagTAGCGCACGATGTTTAACTTAGCCACCTCTCTGGCCGTCTCactgaatttttaaagcaCATTTTTTTCGCGGAACATAGAATTTTGCGTGTGGTTGTAATATGTCTTTTCCCTATTtatctttgtaattttttgttcctgtgccttttttcttttatttaaggattttaaTCCAGATTATATTGAgtcttaacttttttacacaaacttttaattgcctttaataaaacaatggGAAACCTTACTGAGAATAGAGTTCAGTAAGAGTTCAATAGTTCAAAGTGGTTTTCTCATGGTTGATGAGGTgcagttaaatttattatgtgACATCGGggaaaaagcaatattttcaGAGGAAAGTCTTGCTCTTTCGTGACCCGAAACACCCacaggaaaaattaaaaatttagaaaaaactaaTAGTTTTCTTATTGCTTTCCTCTGTTAAACTGAAccaaataattacatttatgGATACTCCATTGcttcaaataatataaacgAAAAAGCCGATATTTTTAGTATGTATTTACAGATTACTGTAGTGTGATTACTCGACAGAAATGTGCAGCATTGTACAATTTGGTGAAGGAACATCATATAGTAGTCAGTCCCGTGCATCATAGATGGCAGTGTAAGTAGCATTGTGGATGCAATGTGCTTGGATACCGATATTTGATTGACTATCGATAATTGACCAATTCAATATAATGAGGGTTAATAGTATATATTACCAATGGCTGATGTCTGGTGATATAAAATGAACAATTATATACCAAGTTCTCTAATTTATgatagttattaaaaatgaaaatcactGGTTATTACTAATAAGAACCTTATGAAGCTTTTAAGTATACATTTTACGTGTGTTAATATGAAGTTATTTTCAGAACACCCTGTAGTTATGAATAATAGtagcaattttttataacgaTCTCACAACTCGTAGCTCACAATATAATACTACATACTTGGGTCATCTTCACTCATGGACAATTTCATATTAAAGGCTTGTTTTCAtggtaataatttttatgatagGTGTCGTGATAATGGgaacttttataaaaaaatatcgccCCATAGACAACATGATAGTTGTTATCGTAGCGCATTCTCTCGTTTGACTACATAGTTGAGAGCTGATATTTTCATGATAGTTACGAATTTTTTACGATTACTCACCGCGTATACATGATTGAGAATATGATAGTTCTCCTTTGCGATCATTTTCTCCCCAAGCTACAATTAGGTGTGTCCGCTATATAACTGCTTTTTATAACTCATAACAATATTTCATGACGCAACTATCGAGACATGAGAGTATGAGAGGAGGGATTTGCAGAGTGTTCCACACTCCTTACATGTTCACATTTCATACACTTTAGTTGTGTTAATTTTCGTttatcttataatttttttctaagttcTTAAAATGATGAAAGATTTGTTACCGAAACgctaaaaaagtaaaagaaaaaaatgaacaattgaCCTCAAATTTATAGAACATGTTTATCACGAGAGCCCTTTTGTGAAAGTACCATTGTCGTGAAAATAAGCCTTTATTGTAAGTAATTACGGATTTTAGTAAGCTGAACGTATACTTAATATCCAACCCGAGATTGCTCGTATTCCGTCTCAGGACAAACATTATTCCCGATTTTAACGTTACTTATGACCATTGATAAGCGGCTTAGAAATGATATATTCAGAGCCCTAAAGACACTGCGGAGCTTCGTTTCCAGGTCTTAGGATTTTGTTTGGATAAGGAATTAGACGTTGGAAAACTTTCCTAAGTAGTGGCTATTTCCATTGCTGTTCGGAATTCTAGGACTTAGAATATAAGggtcaataattattatagtccaagaatttttaaagatttttcgaTATTACTTCCATGCAgatcaaattgatttttacaattattcAACCCTGTCGAAATCTTTCTAAATATATGTCAGATTGATAAATAATCGTAAGAATTAGAAGATCCtaaagtatacagggtgattcgttTTTCATAGCGAAAATTTTAGGGACTCCCAGGGAATCGAAAAATTATACGAGTTTGCTTAATACATATTGTTTAAGACGCACGTTTCTGAGATTCAGAGAGTTGAacttattgtaaatttttttaatatttctcaaaaaactgccatgttaaaaatatttagtaaacTAATATATCTCATAGAGAACTTCTATTTTTGTATTAGGAATCTTTCATATCATCGACAGTGTCATCAATCGGAGGGGTAGTAGGCCTTTTTCTTATCAAGATTTCTACGTTCATGATGTTAAACAATAAGTTCGAtcattttttagattctatgacatttttgcacaaaaGTTTATCttgtaatataatttcaagTTAATTACAGGTAATAAGGTTAGCACCAGTGGCGTAAAATTCTAATAAGAAAAAGAATCATTATTCTTTCTCCTCATATCACTGATGATTATCTGACTTTTTTTCCTAATAGAGAAATGGTAGTTCTCCATGAGATATGTGACTCcatcaaatataattttaacattgCAGTTCCTTTGAGAGatatctaaataaattttaaaagaaattgtaacgttctgtatctcaaaaacagtaCATCTTAGAGGCAATGTtcataaagtaaatttatattattcgAACCTCTATGGATCCCTCAAGTTTCCACCATAAAAACCGGACTACCCCGTAGAATCACAACGTATACAAATATaactgtattttaaaaatcttcatttacgtattttaaacaattaggTTTGTAATTTCAGTACTGTTACCTTTTAGCGGGTTATCacaaaaagctttttaaataaaacattagataaataacaataatttctttaacttaGATTGTGAACAGTTAAATTTCCTCCAAATCATGAAATATTATATGTTACGTCCTGAAACGCTCGACTATACTAAGCTTTTTAATACTTCCACTTTAAGGGCAATGCGTTTTCTGGAGAATCTTATCGGGGGTGCATTTGGGCTGCGCCCCTCTGAACAAACACTCGACCGGCCGCTCAGCCGACTGGCATGGCCCCGCAGCTCCGTAGTTGTCCAAACAAATGTACTCATCAATCAAATACCTACTGCCACCCACCGGCCCCATCGATCCCCCTTTCAAGTTTAGTAGATGATCTGAAGTCATGGAAATTTCCTCTCTCATTCCTGAGTTTCAGTATGTTAGAAGCTTTggtatttaatatatttaaattttgtttgagTTTGGAgcaatatcttttaaatttcggTAGAATTTACCAgacattttaagaaaattctcTATGAAGAGACAAAAGGTGTAAAtctaattttgctttaaaagaTATGTTTTTCAATGGGACTTCATGGTCAGATATTTTTCCTGCTCAATGCTGAGGAATACACTTCAAACAAGactttatgattttttcagTATATTTTAACACTAACTTAACCTGGACACCCTTACTATTAAATTCGACGCGTGTTGCTGTTGCGTTACCGGTTTTAATCGATTACCTATCTGGACTGTGACCTACGGCTATACTGATGGCTAAAGGGGTAATAACTAATACTATACCGATTTCAGGCATTTTTGCCTTAATCGCATCATTTTGGAGACTTTGAGCGTTGAAATTCTATTTGATGAATACCTATTTAAAAGCATGCGGTTAAGGCTCTTGTTCCAACCATGTTATAAGGTCATAAATTACTCTTGTTTGCAAATTAATGGTTTAAGGTTGTATATACAGATCCTATAGGCTTTTATGTTAATATACAATACCGGCTCAAAATgcagaaacttttaaattatatacagtgtggaagttttggatggaacagttcATATAACTAGATACCGAACATATGCGGCTAAAATCCttggacacgtcgatttttattttttcttgcggcttttttttatagtaaattcatgtatacagggtactctaaaaatcaggtacgaccaccaactttgttttttcaaatgaaaatacctattttttagttcatttttgaattctacgcaacatactaagtgtgtttcatgtaccatgtcctgTACATAAACGCAACAGGTTTcaagaaatttacgatttaaCATTGTTGACGTTGTTTATTTACCGTGCgtcctaaaaatgttttaatgaaataagcCATGGAATTATTTGAGCGCGAACTTACAGCACCGGTCTAAGGTACCTGAAGAAGGggaattaaatgttttattgcagCTACAAGAAAATCCGCATAATTCCTCGCGAGCAGTGGTTGTTAACAATGACATCAGCCACACTTCtgttctgaaatatttgaaaacttataaatgGCATCTATACAAATTACCACGGGTTGGTTAGTCCACGAGTTAAATGCAGATGATCTTGATCGTAGAGTTGAGTTCTGTGCTAACATGATGGAGAGGTGCAATACTGATGCTACTTTTGTCAATCGCATTATCTTTTCTGATGAAGCTACCTTTACACTTACCGGTACAGTCAATAGCCAAAATTGTCTCTATTGGGCGCTACAGAATCCTTATTGAATGATGGAGGCCCACactcaatttccaaaaaaggtaaatgttTGGGTTGGAATAGGTGACAACAGAATTTTAAGACCATATGTTATTGACGGAACATTAACGggtgaaaaatatttagaattacTCATAGATCTTGTTGCTACTCTTGTTGACCTATATCCAAATGAAAATCATCCTGATGTTCCCAGTAATACTTTATGGTTTCAACATGATGGAGCACCCCCTCATTACCACGTTGATGTTAGAGCTTATTTAAGGGATATTTTTCTTGAACGCTGGATTAGGAGATGAGGGGTAATTGAATGGccggcacgatcacctgacctcatgcctttagattactttctatggggTTATCTTAAGAGTAAGATACATTTTAACCAGCCAGCAACTATCGAagccttaaaagaaagaatacgcaatgaaataagaacaattaccccagcaatgcttcaaaatgttaAACAGGAGTTCATTCATCGTCTTGCTTACTGTCAAGAAGTAGATGGGAtctgttttaaacatttaatttaattgttgcttgttgttttattatgtattaaatcggtccttttcagaatcaaagaaattttaaaagacatcaaaagttttagtttttgatatgttcaatcgtaaatttctcgagacctgttgcatttaggtataggacatggtacatgaaacacacttacaattttgcgtagaattcaaaaagcaataaaaaataattatttccattCG of Euwallacea similis isolate ESF13 chromosome 15, ESF131.1, whole genome shotgun sequence contains these proteins:
- the LOC136413774 gene encoding uncharacterized protein — its product is MSYLTNLLKFNQVDNRVIKTMASDKNNNKFPSILVTDKNLEIIIEKTQSSSEGFTLNTQPETSSNLTQSQSPSLLNYKSNPRSLGISPASVKIEGFMVFPQSDKKNINNSHSNLNRDKLKKLCNKTITTEVANKNTENIILVNESIRKSGDKLFSQTSQCTYEDSDQIESLMNRQRTLKKKIMERRKRYEAIWGTKSIEEKVSAKFAKKFHIRIFDEPVEALINIQYTPNFKNHKFPLVTLKNIHEQFKASQFSVQAIGQVVNKVVNNLTEENIEDNCQTTESDSDSDTSDEDDKENRKWLKEYYFKRTKNSVNVRDEEAYNDCKNKNPGAESLGGIGPNSDQREINEGLENILRNMSID